One genomic segment of Dysosmobacter sp. Marseille-Q4140 includes these proteins:
- a CDS encoding triose-phosphate isomerase — protein MNRVSTPFLFVNPKSYLWGKESLALAQAADRIAAETGVQIFFTCPYADLRLIAEHTSHVTVTAQNMDALHPGRGMGAVLPESLVEAGAKAVVLNHAENQKTLAELYACINRAKELGLITIVCADSTVEAQAVAQLGVDVILAEPTALIGTGTTADDSYTVETTKAIKAVDPEVKVMIASGITTAEDCYKVVYLGADGTGSTSGIVKAPSPAGRVEEMVQAILRAVEDRR, from the coding sequence ATGAACCGAGTTTCCACCCCGTTTCTGTTCGTAAACCCCAAGTCCTATCTCTGGGGGAAGGAGAGCCTGGCCCTGGCCCAGGCGGCGGACCGCATTGCCGCGGAGACCGGCGTCCAGATCTTCTTCACCTGCCCCTACGCGGATCTGCGGCTGATCGCGGAGCACACCAGCCACGTCACCGTCACCGCCCAGAACATGGACGCCCTGCACCCCGGCCGCGGCATGGGCGCCGTGCTGCCGGAGTCCCTGGTGGAGGCCGGCGCCAAGGCGGTGGTGCTGAACCACGCGGAGAACCAAAAGACCCTGGCAGAGCTGTACGCCTGCATCAACCGGGCCAAGGAGCTGGGGCTTATCACCATCGTCTGCGCCGACTCCACGGTGGAGGCCCAGGCCGTGGCCCAGCTGGGGGTGGACGTGATTCTGGCGGAGCCCACCGCCCTGATCGGCACCGGCACCACCGCTGACGACAGCTACACCGTGGAGACCACCAAGGCCATCAAGGCCGTGGATCCGGAGGTGAAGGTGATGATCGCCTCCGGCATCACCACCGCCGAGGACTGCTACAAAGTGGTATATCTGGGCGCCGACGGCACCGGCTCCACCTCCGGCATTGTGAAGGCCCCCTCTCCCGCTGGCCGCGTGGAAGAGATGGTGCAGGCCATCCTCCGGGCCGTGGAGGACCGCCGCTGA
- a CDS encoding galactose mutarotase has translation MKRERLGMIGSCAVERIVLENQRLSAAILSFGGVIQSLRALDAAGAYRDVVLGFSDWKDYVDQGYYIGTVIGRCANRISGASFAIGERTYTLEANEGENHLHGGSRGFWNTPFSVEAAGEDFVTLRCVSPDGAGGYPGTLDTRITYSLSERALRIDYTAVSDRDTIVNLTHHSYFNLEGRHDGTILDETLTVYADAFTQIDDACASTGQILPVEGTPFDCRKGVRIGQRVGAEDEQMKKGSGFNHNFVLSKPAGVFGPVAQLTSADGQLTMRVESDQPGVQVYSGNYLDGSLTGKRGERYQRFSGLCLETQDYPDAVHFPHFPPVVLKAGQMYHRQTRFAF, from the coding sequence ATGAAGAGAGAACGGCTGGGGATGATCGGCTCCTGCGCGGTGGAGCGGATCGTCCTGGAAAATCAGCGCCTGTCCGCGGCGATCCTCAGCTTCGGAGGGGTGATCCAGAGCCTGCGGGCGCTGGATGCGGCGGGAGCATACCGCGATGTGGTACTGGGTTTTTCCGACTGGAAGGACTATGTGGACCAGGGCTATTACATCGGCACGGTCATCGGCCGGTGTGCCAACCGGATCAGCGGCGCCTCCTTTGCTATCGGAGAGCGGACCTATACGCTGGAGGCAAACGAAGGAGAAAACCACCTGCACGGCGGATCCCGCGGCTTCTGGAACACGCCCTTTTCCGTGGAGGCGGCGGGGGAGGACTTTGTCACCCTGCGCTGCGTCAGCCCGGATGGGGCCGGCGGCTATCCAGGGACGCTGGATACCCGCATCACCTATTCCCTCTCTGAGCGGGCCCTGCGCATCGACTATACCGCCGTCAGTGACCGGGACACCATCGTGAACCTGACCCATCACAGCTATTTCAATCTGGAGGGCCGCCACGACGGAACCATTCTGGATGAGACGCTGACCGTGTATGCAGATGCCTTCACGCAGATCGATGACGCCTGCGCCAGCACGGGGCAGATCCTGCCGGTGGAGGGGACGCCCTTCGACTGCCGGAAAGGCGTCCGCATCGGACAGCGAGTGGGAGCAGAGGACGAGCAGATGAAAAAGGGCTCCGGCTTCAACCACAATTTCGTCCTGTCCAAGCCCGCCGGCGTCTTTGGGCCGGTGGCGCAGCTGACCTCTGCGGACGGGCAGCTGACCATGCGGGTGGAGAGCGATCAGCCCGGCGTCCAGGTGTACAGCGGAAACTATCTGGACGGCTCCCTGACCGGAAAGCGGGGAGAGCGGTATCAACGATTCTCCGGCCTGTGTCTGGAGACACAGGACTATCCGGACGCCGTCCATTTCCCCCATTTCCCGCCGGTCGTGCTGAAAGCAGGGCAGATGTACCATCGGCAGACGCGGTTTGCCTTTTGA
- a CDS encoding aldehyde dehydrogenase has product MKEFKLYINGQWIDSEDGKTFVSYHKANGQEVNRFAAATVNDVDRACRAARAAFPLWSGLDGETRSDYLRKAAAIMRRRQREMAEVEAMETGKPVFDTYGFDTRVSIWAFEYFADLCREIKGEVIPLGEINQRDFDFVTYEPYGVAAIIAPFNFPLHLLTRSLAPALAAGNTCVIKASSITPTTAAIMGEVFEEAGFPAGVVNVIHGQGSLVGNALVSHKEVDVVGFTGSEAVGRQLMHLSADSPVMKKLVLELGGKGGVIVESDADIDIATTCQIEGFTFNQGEVCCAMTRVIAHEDVYDDYLAMLKAKCEQIRIGDPLDYETRMGVLISEEHLQEVDALVRRAVEQGAKIYCGGCRYTENGCAGAPYYTPTILTDVTPDMEIWRTEVFGPVLCVCKYRDTEDAVRLANDTEFGLGANVFSRDLVKAYKIAQRLNAGSVWVNLPNGMHMACPFGGNKNSGSGREYGTYGLHEYLKVKNNMWRMH; this is encoded by the coding sequence ATGAAAGAGTTTAAACTGTACATCAACGGCCAGTGGATCGATTCCGAGGACGGCAAGACCTTTGTCTCCTATCACAAGGCCAACGGTCAGGAGGTCAACCGCTTCGCCGCAGCCACGGTGAACGATGTGGACCGCGCCTGCCGTGCGGCCCGGGCCGCCTTCCCGCTGTGGTCCGGCCTGGACGGGGAGACCCGCAGCGACTACCTGCGCAAGGCCGCTGCCATCATGCGCCGCCGCCAGCGGGAGATGGCCGAGGTGGAGGCCATGGAGACCGGCAAGCCGGTATTCGACACCTACGGCTTTGACACCCGGGTGTCCATCTGGGCCTTTGAGTATTTTGCCGACCTGTGCCGGGAGATCAAGGGCGAGGTCATCCCCCTGGGCGAGATCAACCAGCGGGACTTCGACTTTGTGACCTACGAGCCCTACGGCGTGGCCGCCATCATTGCCCCCTTCAATTTTCCCCTGCACCTGCTGACCCGCAGCCTGGCGCCCGCCCTGGCTGCCGGAAACACCTGCGTGATCAAAGCCTCCTCCATCACCCCCACCACCGCCGCCATCATGGGCGAGGTGTTTGAGGAGGCCGGCTTCCCGGCCGGCGTGGTGAACGTGATCCACGGCCAGGGCAGCCTGGTGGGCAATGCCCTGGTGAGCCACAAGGAGGTGGACGTGGTGGGCTTCACCGGGTCCGAGGCCGTGGGCCGCCAGCTGATGCACCTGTCCGCCGACTCACCGGTGATGAAGAAGCTGGTCCTGGAGCTGGGCGGAAAGGGCGGCGTCATTGTGGAGTCCGATGCCGACATCGACATTGCCACCACCTGCCAGATCGAGGGCTTTACCTTCAACCAGGGCGAGGTCTGCTGCGCCATGACCCGGGTGATTGCCCACGAGGACGTGTACGATGATTACCTGGCCATGCTGAAGGCCAAGTGCGAGCAGATCCGCATCGGCGATCCCCTGGACTATGAGACCCGTATGGGCGTGCTGATCAGCGAGGAGCACCTTCAGGAGGTGGATGCGCTGGTCAGACGCGCGGTGGAGCAGGGTGCCAAGATCTACTGCGGCGGGTGCCGGTACACGGAAAACGGCTGCGCCGGCGCGCCCTATTACACCCCCACCATCCTGACCGACGTGACGCCGGACATGGAGATCTGGCGCACCGAGGTATTCGGACCGGTGCTGTGTGTTTGCAAGTACCGGGATACCGAGGATGCTGTCCGGCTGGCCAACGATACGGAGTTCGGCCTGGGCGCCAATGTGTTCAGCCGCGATCTGGTAAAGGCCTACAAGATCGCCCAGCGCCTCAATGCCGGCTCCGTCTGGGTCAACCTGCCCAACGGCATGCACATGGCCTGCCCCTTCGGCGGCAACAAGAACAGCGGCAGCGGCCGGGAGTACGGCACCTACGGCCTCCACGAGTATCTGAAGGTCAAGAACAACATGTGGCGGATGCACTGA
- a CDS encoding sugar ABC transporter ATP-binding protein: MTDTILKMKGITKRFPGVVALDHVDFELRRGEMHALVGENGAGKSTLMKVLGGVYPPDEGVIEINGKPTVIERPLDAIANKVGVIYQEFNLVPTLNVAENMFLGREKVRGLGHLCKSEMERRAGEAMAQLGVRDFNLRTKVKYMSVAMQQLVEIGKAVFDDIDILVMDEPTAVLTEKETEGLFRIVRRLKENGMSIIYISHRLEEVIALCDRMTILRDGQIVETIDNHNHDTEKDHIVSKMVGRELGNYFPPKSTVPGEEIALEVRHLTKKGMYSDVSFAARKGEILGISGLVGAGRSEIMKSIFGAIRPDSGEILLEGAPVTVKNPNQAKESGIALVPEDRKREGVVLGMSLRENICMASHDQLSRLGHIQKRKKDALAQKYIRDLQIRPADADRQIKNFSGGNQQKGVIAKWLATSPKVMILDEPTRGIDVGAKVEIYNIINQLAADGTAVIVVSSELLELLGICDRILVVNNGRISGEFDREHFSQDAIMQASFDMGGMEHERV; encoded by the coding sequence ATGACTGACACGATCCTGAAAATGAAGGGCATCACCAAGCGCTTTCCGGGCGTTGTGGCGCTGGACCATGTGGATTTCGAGCTGCGGCGCGGTGAGATGCACGCGCTGGTGGGCGAGAACGGCGCCGGCAAGTCCACGCTGATGAAGGTCCTGGGCGGCGTCTATCCCCCTGACGAGGGCGTGATCGAGATCAACGGCAAGCCCACCGTCATCGAACGGCCGCTGGACGCCATTGCCAACAAGGTGGGCGTCATCTACCAGGAGTTCAACCTGGTGCCCACCCTGAATGTGGCGGAGAACATGTTCCTGGGCCGCGAGAAGGTTCGGGGCCTGGGCCACCTGTGCAAGAGCGAAATGGAGCGCCGGGCCGGAGAGGCCATGGCCCAGCTGGGAGTCCGGGATTTCAACCTGCGCACCAAGGTCAAGTACATGAGTGTCGCCATGCAGCAGCTGGTGGAGATCGGCAAAGCGGTATTTGACGATATCGACATCCTGGTCATGGACGAGCCCACAGCCGTGCTGACGGAGAAGGAGACCGAGGGCCTGTTCCGGATCGTCCGGAGACTGAAGGAAAACGGTATGTCCATCATCTATATCTCCCACCGGCTGGAGGAGGTGATCGCCCTGTGCGACCGCATGACCATCCTGCGGGACGGACAGATCGTAGAGACCATTGACAATCACAACCACGATACGGAGAAGGACCACATCGTCAGCAAGATGGTGGGCCGGGAGCTGGGCAACTACTTCCCGCCCAAGAGCACGGTGCCCGGAGAGGAGATCGCCCTGGAGGTCCGGCACCTGACCAAGAAGGGGATGTACAGCGACGTCAGCTTCGCGGCGAGGAAGGGGGAGATCCTGGGGATTTCCGGCCTGGTGGGCGCCGGCCGCAGCGAGATCATGAAGAGCATCTTCGGCGCCATCCGGCCGGACAGCGGAGAGATCCTGCTGGAGGGCGCTCCCGTGACGGTGAAAAATCCCAACCAGGCGAAAGAATCCGGCATTGCGCTGGTGCCGGAGGACCGCAAGCGGGAGGGCGTGGTTCTGGGCATGAGCCTCCGGGAGAACATCTGCATGGCCAGCCATGACCAGCTCAGCCGCCTGGGGCACATCCAGAAGCGGAAAAAGGACGCTCTGGCGCAGAAATATATCCGGGATCTGCAGATCCGACCCGCCGATGCCGACCGGCAGATCAAGAATTTCAGCGGCGGCAACCAGCAAAAGGGCGTCATCGCCAAGTGGCTGGCCACGTCGCCGAAGGTCATGATCCTGGATGAGCCCACCCGGGGCATCGATGTGGGCGCCAAGGTGGAGATCTACAACATCATCAACCAGCTGGCGGCCGACGGGACGGCGGTCATCGTGGTCTCCTCGGAGCTTCTGGAGCTGCTGGGGATCTGCGACCGTATTCTGGTCGTCAACAACGGCCGGATCTCCGGCGAATTCGACAGAGAACACTTCAGCCAGGATGCCATCATGCAGGCGTCCTTCGATATGGGAGGTATGGAACATGAAAGAGTTTAA
- a CDS encoding ABC transporter permease has product MVQKSKEKLGDVKQSGLRALANRRESSMILILIVIFIAMSIARPDTFMTRENMFNLLKQISLVSIVAIGQTMVLGTGGIDLSVGYSLGLSGIVMAKFFEMGMNSWLAILLGVLTSVLIGFVNGAIITTFQLPPFIVTLGMANVTRGLSYIITKGFPIAVENPFVLELGNGYWGPVPIMAVIMIVLVAIAVYLLGSTRFGTRIIAIGGNETAAVLSGINVRRYKTMVYTLTGLLCGITAVIMVGRLNAGNATAGQNFDMDSIAAAVVGGTAMAGGDATIVGTFLGALLLGLIKNALVMLNVNMYWQTVVVGAIIVVVCIFDNYARSKRK; this is encoded by the coding sequence ATGGTCCAAAAAAGCAAGGAAAAACTGGGGGATGTGAAGCAGTCCGGCCTGCGGGCGCTGGCCAACCGGCGGGAGAGCTCCATGATCCTGATTCTGATCGTGATTTTCATCGCCATGTCCATCGCCCGGCCGGACACCTTTATGACCCGGGAGAACATGTTCAATCTGCTCAAGCAGATCAGCCTGGTCAGCATCGTCGCCATCGGCCAGACCATGGTCCTGGGCACCGGCGGCATCGACCTGTCGGTGGGCTATTCCCTGGGCCTTTCCGGCATCGTCATGGCGAAGTTCTTTGAGATGGGGATGAACTCCTGGCTGGCCATTTTGCTGGGCGTCCTGACCAGCGTGCTGATCGGCTTCGTCAACGGCGCCATCATCACCACCTTCCAGCTGCCGCCCTTCATCGTGACGCTGGGCATGGCCAACGTGACCCGGGGCCTTTCCTATATCATCACCAAGGGCTTTCCCATCGCTGTGGAGAATCCGTTCGTTCTGGAACTGGGCAACGGCTACTGGGGCCCGGTCCCCATCATGGCCGTCATCATGATCGTGCTGGTGGCCATCGCCGTCTATCTGCTGGGCAGCACCCGGTTCGGCACCCGCATCATCGCCATCGGCGGAAACGAAACTGCCGCCGTTCTCTCCGGCATCAATGTCCGGCGCTACAAGACCATGGTCTACACCCTCACCGGCCTGCTGTGCGGCATCACGGCGGTGATCATGGTGGGCCGCCTGAACGCCGGCAACGCCACCGCCGGCCAGAACTTTGACATGGACTCCATTGCGGCGGCGGTGGTGGGCGGCACGGCCATGGCCGGCGGCGACGCCACCATCGTGGGCACCTTCCTGGGCGCGCTGCTGCTGGGCCTGATCAAAAACGCGCTGGTGATGCTGAACGTTAACATGTACTGGCAGACCGTGGTGGTGGGCGCCATCATCGTGGTGGTCTGCATCTTTGACAACTACGCCCGCTCCAAGCGGAAGTGA
- a CDS encoding substrate-binding domain-containing protein, whose product MKLKRRLLSCLLLGCMIFSLAACGQTSGDTAASDEDQTTEEAQGTESSDEGRTFAIVYPIVHPFFEPIGEDAEEYAATKNCSIITKAPDSSNAQQQIEIMENLIAMNVDGIAIGPTDTTALVPTIDKAIDKGIKVICFESEASDSKALAFIGTDNYKAGRHMGEVIGKNLNGQGKIMILTGLPTQWSLNERIRGIEEYLAEKYPDIEIIDTQSSEGDAQKAVTCTENMIQAHPDFDAIVGIDATAGPAAVSVWKAKGWQNDDEHMILTFDDMPDNLQGVRDGYVKALVAQRQASWGVAVVDMLNALCDGESVEAYTDTGSIEITIDNIDTYVDEPSYVEK is encoded by the coding sequence ATGAAACTGAAAAGAAGACTGCTTTCCTGCCTGCTGCTGGGCTGCATGATTTTCTCTCTCGCAGCCTGCGGACAGACCTCCGGCGACACGGCCGCCAGCGATGAGGACCAGACCACGGAGGAGGCCCAGGGGACCGAGAGCTCCGACGAGGGCCGCACCTTTGCCATTGTCTATCCCATCGTGCACCCCTTCTTTGAACCCATCGGTGAGGACGCCGAGGAGTATGCGGCCACCAAGAACTGCTCCATCATCACCAAGGCGCCGGACTCCTCCAATGCGCAGCAGCAGATCGAGATTATGGAGAATCTGATCGCCATGAACGTGGACGGCATCGCCATCGGCCCCACCGACACCACTGCGCTGGTTCCCACCATTGACAAGGCCATTGACAAGGGCATCAAGGTGATCTGCTTTGAGTCCGAGGCGTCTGACAGCAAGGCGCTGGCCTTCATCGGCACGGATAACTACAAGGCCGGCCGCCACATGGGCGAGGTCATCGGCAAGAACCTCAACGGCCAGGGCAAGATCATGATTCTGACCGGCCTTCCCACTCAGTGGAGCCTGAACGAGCGCATCCGCGGTATTGAGGAATATCTGGCGGAGAAGTATCCCGACATCGAGATCATCGACACCCAGTCCAGCGAGGGCGATGCCCAGAAGGCCGTCACCTGCACGGAGAACATGATCCAGGCCCATCCCGACTTTGACGCCATCGTCGGCATCGACGCCACCGCCGGTCCCGCCGCCGTCTCCGTCTGGAAGGCCAAAGGCTGGCAGAATGACGACGAGCACATGATCCTGACCTTTGACGATATGCCCGACAACCTGCAGGGTGTCCGCGACGGCTACGTGAAGGCCCTGGTGGCCCAGCGGCAGGCGTCCTGGGGCGTGGCAGTGGTTGATATGCTCAATGCCCTGTGCGACGGAGAGAGCGTGGAGGCCTACACCGACACCGGCTCTATTGAGATCACAATTGATAACATCGACACCTATGTTGATGAGCCGTCTTACGTGGAAAAATAA
- a CDS encoding sensor histidine kinase — translation MPLKRMIALLVVLFSLLPSLVMSLFAYRVAAGQAEERISVQVSQTAQHVNSELNMVINEASRLMNYSSSYTISNFLSSSTPEARYENAKALGELFSIIRQTQSSNSYILDMSVIGINGRCFSERNGYFNLERPFESYEDFQAVVSLPRTVHVQGSAQSLRGQPWEDNALTVSAAVFKISTNEVCGLLRVSVSKDFIVDILKNAKPSPGGQTLVMDGSGVDLFPSQGSVRLSSGTVRHILEDGTSGTIKSNQALVVYTELPSTGWTIVSVAPTSEVFSSVYQLRASTVLMVLVSILLIVAVNILLSSYIAHPISQLKSLMRSATSGNLDVEIPEIHGQVEIEEVYRSFAALLRETKNLLARIVEEQKNLKKAELTALQSQINPHFLYNTLDSAVWAAESNKNEEAVDLIASLSDFYRLSLRSGMDVIPFETEVNHVSCYLHIMQMRYQDILSYHVDVAPETLRARFPKIILQPIVENAIYHGIKNRRYRRGETGHVEVRARKIPENLLEITVSDTGIGMSPEALAALSRKIDEGVLRSGQSYGLINVNMRLRLMFGEGYTLTLRSQEGCGTQVIIRVPLTEEEDNGL, via the coding sequence ATGCCCCTGAAACGAATGATCGCCCTGCTGGTAGTGCTGTTTTCCCTGCTGCCCTCCCTGGTCATGAGCCTCTTCGCCTACCGGGTGGCAGCAGGGCAGGCGGAGGAAAGAATCTCCGTCCAGGTCTCACAGACCGCCCAGCACGTGAACTCCGAATTGAACATGGTGATCAACGAGGCATCCCGTTTGATGAATTATTCCTCCTCGTACACCATTTCCAACTTTCTCAGCAGCAGCACGCCGGAAGCCCGGTATGAAAACGCCAAGGCGCTGGGCGAGCTTTTCAGTATCATCCGGCAGACGCAATCCAGCAACTCCTACATTCTGGACATGAGCGTCATCGGCATCAACGGCCGGTGCTTCAGCGAGCGGAACGGCTATTTCAATCTGGAACGCCCCTTTGAAAGCTACGAGGACTTTCAAGCCGTGGTCTCCCTTCCCAGAACAGTGCATGTGCAGGGTTCGGCCCAGTCTCTGCGGGGACAGCCCTGGGAGGACAATGCCCTGACGGTATCCGCGGCGGTTTTCAAAATCAGCACCAACGAGGTCTGCGGACTGCTGCGGGTATCTGTCAGCAAGGATTTCATCGTGGATATTCTGAAAAACGCCAAGCCCAGCCCCGGCGGGCAAACACTGGTGATGGACGGCAGCGGCGTGGACCTCTTTCCGTCCCAAGGCAGCGTCAGGCTCTCCTCCGGCACGGTCCGGCACATTCTGGAGGACGGCACCTCAGGCACCATCAAGAGCAATCAAGCGCTGGTGGTCTACACTGAACTGCCCTCCACCGGCTGGACCATCGTGTCTGTGGCCCCCACCAGCGAGGTCTTTTCCTCCGTGTATCAGCTGCGGGCCAGCACGGTTTTGATGGTATTGGTGTCGATCCTCCTGATCGTGGCAGTCAACATTCTGCTCTCCAGCTATATCGCCCATCCCATCTCGCAGCTCAAGTCGCTGATGCGCTCCGCCACCTCCGGCAACCTGGATGTGGAGATCCCGGAAATCCACGGGCAGGTGGAGATCGAGGAAGTATACCGCAGCTTCGCGGCCCTTCTCCGGGAGACCAAAAATCTTCTGGCCCGCATCGTAGAGGAGCAAAAGAACCTGAAGAAAGCCGAGCTGACGGCGCTCCAGTCCCAAATCAACCCCCATTTCCTGTACAACACCCTGGACAGCGCTGTATGGGCGGCGGAGAGCAACAAAAATGAGGAGGCTGTGGACCTGATCGCCTCCCTCTCTGATTTTTACCGGCTTTCGCTGCGCAGCGGAATGGATGTGATCCCCTTTGAAACCGAGGTCAACCACGTCTCCTGCTATCTCCACATCATGCAGATGCGCTATCAGGACATCCTGAGCTACCATGTGGATGTGGCCCCGGAGACGCTGCGGGCCCGCTTCCCCAAGATCATTTTGCAGCCCATTGTGGAAAATGCCATCTACCACGGCATCAAGAACCGCCGCTACCGCCGTGGGGAAACGGGCCATGTGGAAGTCCGCGCCAGAAAGATCCCCGAAAACCTGCTGGAAATCACCGTTTCGGACACAGGAATCGGCATGAGCCCGGAGGCTCTGGCCGCCCTGAGCCGGAAAATCGACGAGGGGGTCCTGCGGTCCGGCCAGAGCTACGGTCTGATCAATGTAAACATGCGGCTGCGTCTGATGTTTGGGGAGGGCTATACCCTCACGCTTCGCAGCCAGGAGGGCTGCGGCACCCAAGTCATTATCCGCGTACCGCTGACAGAGGAGGAGGACAATGGGTTATAA
- a CDS encoding response regulator encodes MGYNVYLVEDEYMLREYVKSNAIWKDGPYTLCGDASNGEDAWEDIQATNVDILVTDIKMPFMDGLELSRLVRANRPEIKIIILSGYDDFAYAKQALSLGATEYLLKPLKPDDLRKTLGRAARMIDEERRQQQSISELQKMADESLELNRHRFLSQLCSGFFPQRVIDSKAQLLQLRLAAGAYTGCVMAVHFPGDSENDEESYLTFLDCSQTFRDFAANREDIFWFSNGIDQFRFIFLGESESDVSDKAVQCMRRLVMLLTEKCGLSRITAAVGNPCGHIGDLYSSMLSANVTLELLPQTAESTVVLAGDCRDLPANVQYTSLEKEMFRNLLASGSVKDVPNFAASMVEKLERMQMSHLYLTYVCLDILTAVSDFLKELGYEADATPNLSIPSVVQLFGSSQDLSSFQTALRDLATQTILLRDQRKGGKNDSVIRQAREFMMAHFSEPDLDLAVVAGQVNVNPAYFSTLFRQETGQCFIEYLTLLRINKAKTLLKTTQMRTSDIAFEVGYSNQNYFSKLFKKCTGMSARDFRQS; translated from the coding sequence ATGGGTTATAACGTTTATCTCGTCGAAGACGAATATATGCTGCGGGAATATGTAAAATCCAACGCCATCTGGAAAGATGGTCCGTATACGCTCTGCGGAGACGCCTCCAACGGCGAGGACGCCTGGGAGGACATTCAGGCCACGAATGTGGATATCCTTGTCACAGACATCAAAATGCCCTTCATGGACGGACTGGAATTGTCCCGGCTGGTCCGGGCCAACCGGCCGGAAATCAAGATCATCATACTCAGCGGCTATGACGACTTCGCCTACGCCAAGCAGGCCCTCTCCCTGGGCGCCACCGAGTACCTGCTCAAGCCGCTCAAGCCCGACGACCTGCGCAAAACCCTGGGCCGTGCCGCCAGGATGATTGACGAGGAGCGCCGCCAACAGCAGTCCATCAGCGAGCTTCAGAAAATGGCGGATGAATCTCTGGAGCTCAACCGGCACCGCTTCCTCTCCCAGCTTTGCAGCGGCTTCTTTCCCCAGCGGGTCATTGACAGCAAAGCGCAGCTGCTGCAGCTGCGCCTGGCGGCCGGCGCCTACACCGGCTGCGTCATGGCGGTCCATTTTCCCGGGGACTCGGAAAACGACGAGGAGAGCTATCTTACCTTTTTGGACTGTTCCCAGACGTTCCGGGACTTTGCCGCAAACAGGGAGGATATTTTCTGGTTTTCAAACGGGATCGATCAATTCCGCTTCATTTTCTTGGGGGAGAGTGAAAGCGACGTCTCTGACAAGGCCGTCCAATGCATGCGCCGGCTGGTGATGCTGCTCACGGAAAAATGCGGACTGTCCCGGATCACTGCGGCAGTCGGCAACCCCTGCGGCCACATAGGCGATCTGTACAGCTCCATGCTGTCGGCAAACGTGACGCTGGAGCTCCTGCCCCAGACGGCGGAGAGCACCGTGGTGCTGGCCGGGGACTGCCGGGATCTGCCCGCCAACGTACAGTATACCTCCCTGGAAAAAGAGATGTTCCGGAATCTGCTGGCCAGCGGAAGCGTAAAGGATGTGCCCAATTTCGCAGCCTCCATGGTGGAAAAGCTGGAGCGGATGCAGATGAGCCACCTGTATCTGACCTATGTCTGTCTGGACATTCTGACGGCCGTATCGGACTTTCTGAAGGAGCTTGGCTACGAGGCGGACGCCACGCCGAACCTCTCCATTCCCAGCGTGGTCCAGCTATTCGGCAGCAGCCAGGATCTCTCCAGTTTTCAAACAGCCCTGCGGGATCTGGCCACCCAGACGATCCTTCTCCGGGATCAGCGCAAAGGCGGCAAAAACGACAGTGTCATCCGCCAGGCCAGGGAGTTCATGATGGCGCACTTTTCCGAACCGGACCTGGATCTGGCCGTGGTGGCGGGTCAGGTCAACGTCAACCCAGCCTATTTCAGCACGCTGTTCCGGCAGGAGACCGGCCAGTGCTTTATTGAATACCTGACCCTGCTGCGCATCAACAAGGCAAAAACTCTGCTGAAAACCACCCAGATGCGCACCAGCGACATTGCCTTTGAAGTGGGATACAGCAATCAGAACTATTTCAGCAAGCTGTTCAAAAAGTGCACCGGCATGTCCGCCCGGGATTTCCGGCAAAGCTGA